A single region of the Syntrophotaleaceae bacterium genome encodes:
- a CDS encoding NAD-dependent epimerase/dehydratase family protein, with the protein MKKVFVTGATGFIGASLVRELLQEGCRVRILVRAGSNRNNIVGLDVEVFEGDLLDKPSLERGLTGCDTLFHAAADYRLWTRNPGEMYATNVGGTRALLETALKKDVTRVVYTSSVGTLGNSGDGIPGTEETPVTFSDMVGHYKKSKYLAEREAESFLQHGLPLVIVNPSTPVGQLDIKPTPTGKMIVDFLNRKMPAYIETGLNLIDVEDCARGHLLAARRGRIGQKYILGNKNMSLRAIFECLEEITGLPAPRIQLPYAPVLLAAHVNEMLSHLTGKEPLIPLAGVRMAGKKMFFDSSRARGELGLPQGSIKMALSKAVDWFNKHGYVCSPQTRQFSTTRY; encoded by the coding sequence ATGAAAAAAGTCTTCGTCACCGGAGCCACCGGTTTTATCGGTGCAAGTCTTGTCAGGGAACTGCTGCAGGAGGGGTGTCGGGTAAGGATCCTTGTCCGTGCCGGATCGAACCGAAATAATATTGTGGGACTGGATGTCGAGGTTTTCGAGGGCGATCTGCTGGACAAGCCGTCGCTGGAAAGAGGGTTGACAGGTTGCGATACCCTGTTCCATGCCGCAGCCGATTACCGCCTTTGGACCAGGAATCCGGGGGAGATGTACGCAACCAATGTTGGCGGGACGCGGGCCCTGCTGGAAACTGCATTGAAAAAGGATGTGACCCGGGTCGTCTATACCAGCAGTGTGGGAACTCTCGGCAACTCGGGCGACGGCATCCCCGGTACGGAAGAAACTCCGGTCACATTCTCCGACATGGTCGGTCATTACAAAAAAAGCAAGTATCTCGCCGAACGGGAGGCGGAAAGCTTTCTGCAGCACGGCCTGCCACTGGTGATCGTCAACCCGTCCACCCCGGTTGGTCAACTCGACATCAAACCTACCCCCACGGGAAAAATGATCGTCGATTTTCTCAATCGTAAAATGCCCGCCTATATCGAGACCGGCCTGAATCTCATCGATGTGGAGGATTGTGCCCGGGGTCACCTGCTGGCAGCCCGGCGGGGGCGGATCGGCCAGAAATACATACTCGGCAACAAAAACATGAGCCTGCGCGCAATCTTCGAGTGCCTGGAAGAAATCACCGGCCTGCCCGCCCCCCGGATCCAGTTGCCCTATGCGCCCGTCCTGCTGGCCGCCCACGTCAATGAGATGCTCTCCCATCTGACCGGCAAGGAGCCTTTGATTCCCCTTGCCGGGGTCAGGATGGCGGGCAAAAAAATGTTTTTCGATTCCTCAAGGGCCAGAGGCGAGCTCGGACTTCCCCAAGGATCGATAAAAATGGCCTTGAGCAAAGCGGTGGATTGGTTTAATAAACATGGTTATGTCTGCAGCCCGCAGACACGGCAATTTTCCACCACCCGATACTGA